Proteins encoded in a region of the Gulosibacter sediminis genome:
- a CDS encoding ABC transporter permease: MAHNKRNSAGPSQTGISVPNVTATDSETDVINLGESDTVVGAISEPLTRRTAVGRATLVWRRMRRMPTFWIGSSVLLLLVLAAIIMPMVYQYTPIEYDYANQLKGPSQYHWFGTNAQGQDLFAQIMVGLRISLVVGFGTAIVVTVLAAFFGTLAGYFGGALDWGVVNLINFLLVVPSLLMMLLLSPILQGAHWIFMVPLLAIFSWMLTARVLRALTQGLVNMEYVQAAKFMGVPHRKIIMRHIIPNISSWMIIDTTLGVGGAILAETGLSFLGFGILYPNFSLGSVLQGYNIAFPHTWVPAAIILAMLVVSINMVGEALRDALDPTSGRGH, translated from the coding sequence ATGGCCCATAACAAGCGCAACTCGGCCGGCCCCTCGCAGACCGGCATATCAGTGCCGAACGTCACTGCAACCGACTCCGAGACCGACGTCATCAATCTCGGTGAGTCCGACACCGTTGTCGGTGCGATCTCCGAACCCCTCACCCGTCGCACCGCCGTCGGCCGGGCAACGCTCGTCTGGCGCCGGATGCGCCGCATGCCCACCTTCTGGATCGGCAGCTCGGTGCTGCTACTGCTGGTGCTCGCGGCGATCATCATGCCGATGGTCTACCAGTACACGCCGATCGAGTACGACTACGCGAACCAGCTCAAGGGCCCGAGCCAATACCACTGGTTCGGCACGAATGCGCAGGGGCAAGACCTGTTTGCGCAGATCATGGTGGGCCTGCGCATCTCGCTCGTCGTCGGTTTCGGCACCGCCATCGTCGTGACCGTGCTCGCGGCGTTCTTCGGCACCCTCGCGGGCTACTTTGGCGGAGCGCTCGACTGGGGCGTCGTCAACCTCATCAATTTCCTGCTCGTCGTGCCGTCGCTGCTGATGATGCTGCTGCTGAGCCCGATCTTGCAGGGCGCCCACTGGATCTTCATGGTGCCGCTGCTCGCGATCTTCTCGTGGATGCTCACGGCGCGTGTGTTGCGCGCCCTCACGCAGGGGCTCGTGAACATGGAGTACGTGCAGGCGGCCAAGTTCATGGGCGTGCCGCACCGAAAGATCATCATGCGGCACATCATCCCCAACATCTCGTCGTGGATGATTATCGACACCACACTTGGTGTCGGTGGCGCCATCCTCGCTGAAACCGGCCTCTCGTTCCTCGGTTTCGGCATCCTCTACCCGAACTTCTCCCTCGGCTCCGTGCTGCAGGGCTACAACATTGCGTTCCCGCACACCTGGGTGCCCGCGGCGATCATCTTGGCCATGCTCGTGGTCTCGATCAACATGGTCGGCGAGGCCCTGCGCGACGCACTCGACCCGACGAGCGGACGGGGACACTAA
- a CDS encoding ABC transporter ATP-binding protein has translation MATTDPILEVADLSVSFPSEAGTVQAVRNLSYAVQPGESLAIVGESGSGKSVSSLAVMGLLPSSAKVSGSIKLKGEELLTKSDAQLSKLRGKTVSMVFQDPLSALTPVYRIGDQIAETIMIHRGSSQTEANKRAVELLDAVGIPNAALRAKSYPHEFSGGMRQRAMIAMAIANDPELIIADEPTTALDVTIQAQVMDLLETAQEVTGAATVLITHDLGVVSGFADRIMVMYAGKAVEFGDIDSIYADPRMPYTKGLLASVPRIDAIDQGPLTPIEGTPPSLVRLPQGCPFAARCPLATELCRTVEPELEPTNVEGNLAACHHSNDLEAGVEIFPRPEVAESNIRTPREQRDIVLELDQVEKIYPLTKGALVKRKVGEVRAVDGVTLDLREGETLALVGESGSGKTTTIMEIMKLQSPQSGTIRIDGRDVSELNRREKLDLRAQMAMVFQDPMASLDPRMPIGDILREPMEVHKFTREQMDERVDWLLKTVGLLPEQAARYPTEFSGGQRQRVGIARALACDPRLIVLDEPVSALDVSIQAGVINLLDDLKNRLGLSYFFVSHDLSVVQHISDRIAVMYLGTIVELGNTDDVFSGRLSHPYTRALLSAIPIPDPKVERERERIVLSGDLPSPADTPTGCRFVSRCYVYQHLLSDAQREKCDSSMPPLEARGERDHAVACYYPELTAEYEPTSTEIPTALS, from the coding sequence ATGGCTACAACTGACCCCATTCTTGAAGTCGCTGACCTTTCGGTCTCGTTCCCGAGCGAGGCGGGCACGGTGCAGGCCGTGCGCAACCTCAGCTACGCCGTGCAACCGGGAGAATCACTCGCGATTGTCGGTGAGTCTGGATCCGGGAAGTCCGTGTCGTCGCTCGCGGTGATGGGCTTGCTGCCGTCGTCGGCGAAAGTCTCGGGCTCGATCAAGCTCAAGGGCGAGGAACTCCTGACGAAGTCGGATGCGCAGCTGTCGAAGCTGCGCGGCAAGACAGTTTCGATGGTCTTCCAGGATCCGCTCTCGGCGCTGACCCCCGTGTACCGAATCGGCGATCAGATCGCCGAAACGATCATGATTCACCGCGGCAGTTCTCAGACCGAGGCGAACAAGCGCGCCGTCGAGCTCCTCGACGCCGTGGGCATCCCCAACGCCGCACTGCGGGCAAAGTCGTACCCGCACGAGTTCTCGGGAGGGATGCGGCAGCGCGCGATGATCGCGATGGCGATCGCGAACGACCCCGAGCTGATCATCGCCGACGAGCCGACCACCGCCCTCGACGTGACGATTCAGGCACAGGTCATGGATCTGCTCGAAACCGCGCAGGAAGTCACTGGCGCCGCGACGGTGCTCATCACGCACGACCTTGGCGTCGTAAGCGGATTCGCCGACCGCATCATGGTGATGTATGCGGGCAAGGCCGTAGAATTCGGGGACATTGACTCGATCTATGCTGACCCGCGCATGCCGTACACGAAGGGTTTGCTCGCCTCGGTTCCACGCATTGATGCGATCGATCAGGGGCCGCTCACACCGATCGAGGGCACGCCGCCATCGCTCGTTCGGCTGCCGCAAGGTTGCCCGTTTGCCGCGCGCTGCCCCCTAGCGACCGAGCTCTGCCGCACCGTCGAACCCGAGCTCGAACCGACGAACGTCGAGGGCAACCTCGCCGCCTGCCACCACAGCAATGACCTGGAAGCTGGCGTCGAAATCTTCCCGCGCCCCGAGGTGGCCGAGTCGAACATCCGCACCCCGCGCGAGCAGCGCGACATTGTGCTTGAACTCGACCAGGTCGAGAAAATCTACCCACTCACCAAGGGTGCGCTCGTGAAACGCAAGGTCGGTGAGGTGCGCGCGGTCGACGGTGTCACCCTCGACCTCCGTGAGGGCGAGACCCTTGCACTGGTGGGGGAGTCCGGCTCGGGCAAGACCACGACCATCATGGAAATCATGAAGCTGCAATCGCCGCAGTCGGGCACCATCCGCATCGACGGGCGCGATGTCAGCGAACTGAATCGACGCGAGAAGCTCGACCTGCGCGCGCAGATGGCGATGGTGTTCCAAGACCCGATGGCCTCGCTCGACCCCCGCATGCCGATCGGCGACATCCTTCGCGAACCCATGGAGGTGCACAAGTTCACGCGCGAGCAGATGGATGAGCGCGTCGACTGGCTGCTGAAGACCGTAGGGTTGCTGCCCGAGCAAGCCGCGCGATACCCGACTGAGTTCTCGGGAGGCCAGCGCCAGCGTGTCGGCATCGCCCGCGCGCTCGCCTGCGACCCGCGACTCATCGTGCTCGACGAACCCGTCTCGGCGCTCGATGTGTCCATCCAAGCCGGTGTCATCAACCTGCTCGACGACCTCAAGAACCGCCTCGGGCTGAGCTACTTCTTCGTTTCGCACGACCTCTCTGTCGTGCAACACATCTCCGACCGCATCGCGGTGATGTACCTCGGCACGATCGTCGAGCTCGGCAACACCGACGATGTCTTCTCCGGCCGCCTGTCGCATCCGTACACGCGCGCCCTGCTCTCAGCCATCCCCATCCCCGACCCCAAGGTCGAGCGGGAACGGGAACGAATCGTGCTCAGCGGCGACCTGCCGTCGCCCGCTGACACTCCAACCGGCTGTCGGTTCGTCAGCCGTTGCTATGTGTACCAACACCTGCTTAGCGATGCGCAGCGTGAGAAGTGCGATAGCAGTATGCCTCCGCTCGAGGCTCGAGGGGAGCGCGACCATGCGGTTGCGTGCTACTACCCCGAGTTGACCGCAGAGTACGAACCTACCTCTACAGAAATTCCGACCGCGCTCTCATAA
- a CDS encoding ABC transporter family substrate-binding protein — MKKRIIGGIAAIAAFSLVLTGCSRADEDPGNTSGSGGGEAIEIGANDINAQEYDAVGEGGTLRLGINAYPANFNSFTADGNEVNTNNIMEAIYPSLYTYTADGQIIENDLYTERLELTSEDPMTFEVELKEGLTWSDGTPIDWTSVKNGVEAMNEPDFNVASREGFELVESVEQGDNEQTAIITLKDGEVYADWQGLAQVMPDALVESAEMFNEGWVEEPLVTAGPYKIEKADLANKVVTMVPDENWAGDRTARLDRISWTTYEDPQASATAFQDGQLDVIDAGVQAVYTVVAPQVESGDAELRSAAGPDWTHFTLNGGEGQILADQNLRQAFMYAIDRKSIFQALNGTMPYPDGMADELLGNHMLVQNQNGYEDHAGDYGTADVEKAKELIEESGWTMADDGYYEKDGERLTVRYVYNAGSQTNGTVAPIATENLKAAGIELKIEQVPPTDLFSKYVIPGDYDVTLFGWAGNPFVTSGVSIWRSDGEQNFSQVGTPELDEVLNEINATTDADKQVELLNQADEMAWEVAGNLPLFQAYDFIVTDPDLANYGAPGFESITDWTMVGFVDGADNLG, encoded by the coding sequence ATGAAGAAGCGGATTATCGGAGGCATTGCGGCAATAGCGGCGTTCAGCCTTGTGCTGACCGGCTGCTCGCGAGCTGACGAAGACCCAGGCAACACATCCGGTTCCGGTGGCGGCGAAGCCATTGAAATCGGTGCGAACGACATCAACGCACAGGAATATGACGCGGTTGGCGAAGGCGGCACCCTGCGCCTTGGCATCAATGCCTATCCGGCGAACTTCAACTCGTTCACCGCTGACGGCAATGAGGTGAACACTAACAACATCATGGAGGCGATCTACCCCTCGCTTTACACCTACACGGCTGACGGCCAGATCATCGAGAACGACCTCTACACCGAGCGTCTCGAGCTCACGAGCGAAGACCCGATGACGTTCGAGGTCGAGCTCAAGGAGGGCCTGACCTGGTCGGACGGCACTCCGATCGACTGGACCTCGGTGAAGAATGGCGTCGAAGCCATGAACGAGCCCGACTTCAACGTTGCCTCGCGCGAAGGCTTCGAACTCGTCGAGTCGGTTGAGCAGGGAGACAACGAGCAGACCGCGATCATTACGCTGAAAGACGGTGAGGTCTACGCCGACTGGCAGGGCCTCGCGCAGGTCATGCCGGATGCACTGGTTGAGTCCGCCGAGATGTTCAACGAAGGCTGGGTTGAAGAGCCCCTCGTGACCGCCGGCCCCTACAAGATCGAGAAGGCCGACCTCGCGAACAAGGTCGTGACGATGGTGCCCGACGAGAACTGGGCGGGCGACCGCACCGCACGCCTCGACCGCATCTCGTGGACCACGTACGAGGACCCGCAGGCGAGCGCGACCGCGTTCCAGGACGGCCAGCTCGACGTGATCGACGCGGGCGTGCAGGCGGTCTACACCGTTGTCGCGCCGCAGGTCGAATCGGGCGACGCCGAGCTGCGTTCGGCTGCCGGCCCGGACTGGACCCACTTCACCCTGAACGGTGGTGAGGGCCAGATTCTTGCCGACCAGAACCTACGCCAGGCGTTCATGTACGCCATCGACCGCAAGAGCATCTTCCAGGCGCTCAACGGCACCATGCCTTACCCGGACGGTATGGCTGACGAACTGCTCGGCAACCACATGCTCGTGCAGAACCAGAACGGCTACGAGGACCACGCTGGCGACTACGGCACCGCCGACGTCGAGAAGGCCAAGGAACTCATCGAAGAGTCGGGCTGGACGATGGCTGATGACGGCTACTATGAGAAGGACGGCGAGCGCCTCACCGTTCGCTACGTCTACAACGCGGGCTCGCAGACGAACGGCACTGTTGCGCCGATCGCGACCGAGAACCTCAAGGCTGCGGGTATTGAGCTCAAGATCGAGCAGGTGCCGCCGACCGACCTCTTCTCGAAGTACGTCATCCCGGGTGACTACGACGTGACGCTGTTCGGCTGGGCGGGTAACCCGTTCGTCACCTCCGGTGTTTCGATCTGGCGTTCGGACGGCGAGCAGAACTTCTCGCAGGTCGGCACACCCGAGCTCGATGAGGTGCTCAACGAGATCAACGCCACCACCGACGCCGACAAGCAGGTCGAACTGCTGAACCAGGCTGACGAAATGGCATGGGAAGTTGCCGGCAACCTGCCGCTGTTCCAGGCCTACGACTTCATCGTGACCGACCCCGACCTCGCGAACTACGGTGCGCCAGGCTTCGAATCGATCACTGACTGGACCATGGTCGGCTTCGTCGACGGCGCTGACAACCTCGGCTAA
- a CDS encoding CPBP family intramembrane glutamic endopeptidase — MRLRAARQRVWWEIAIVLSLSLLPSALYAVLDLVELALSTTPVADAQTTLNPQVSDTAILDTLNRVVRFFAGVAPVALVVWLLWQRHETGFHRLGLNWRGWGDIGRGALLAASVGIPGLALYAGSRLAGYTLQVIAGDPTFQWDSTIALVLSAVRAALIEEVVVVAYLTLRLRALGWRPTAIVLASALLRGSYHLYQGIPMALGNVAMGLLFATVFLWLLNRKRDAGEPKRSRVLPLVVAHFILDAVSFLGYPFALALFPQIF; from the coding sequence GTGAGATTGCGTGCGGCCAGGCAGCGGGTGTGGTGGGAAATCGCGATCGTGCTGTCGCTGTCGTTGTTGCCGTCGGCGCTCTATGCCGTGCTCGACCTCGTCGAACTCGCGTTATCGACCACACCGGTGGCGGATGCGCAAACCACGTTGAACCCGCAGGTGTCCGACACAGCGATCCTCGATACACTCAACCGGGTGGTGCGCTTCTTCGCCGGCGTCGCGCCCGTTGCGCTCGTCGTCTGGCTTCTCTGGCAGCGCCACGAAACGGGGTTCCACCGACTCGGACTGAACTGGCGGGGTTGGGGCGACATCGGTCGCGGCGCGCTCCTCGCCGCGAGCGTCGGCATCCCGGGTCTCGCGCTCTACGCGGGGTCCCGGCTTGCGGGCTACACGCTTCAGGTCATCGCGGGTGACCCGACTTTCCAATGGGACTCCACCATCGCCCTCGTGCTCTCCGCGGTGCGCGCGGCGCTCATCGAGGAGGTCGTCGTGGTCGCATATCTCACGCTGCGGCTGCGCGCCCTCGGCTGGCGCCCCACCGCGATCGTCCTGGCAAGCGCACTGCTGCGCGGCAGCTATCACCTCTACCAGGGCATCCCAATGGCACTCGGCAACGTTGCGATGGGGCTGCTGTTCGCCACCGTCTTCCTCTGGCTGCTCAATCGCAAGCGCGACGCGGGCGAGCCGAAGCGCAGCCGAGTGCTGCCCCTCGTCGTGGCGCACTTCATCCTCGACGCCGTTTCATTTCTTGGCTATCCGTTCGCGCTCGCGCTATTTCCACAGATTTTCTGA